One Anolis carolinensis isolate JA03-04 chromosome 4, rAnoCar3.1.pri, whole genome shotgun sequence DNA window includes the following coding sequences:
- the bloc1s5 gene encoding biogenesis of lysosome-related organelles complex 1 subunit 5 encodes MSSGGSASATPSPNKTGESPFPGGGSKKRDSLGSPSSQPILKDVGEIYSRLLDHRPVIQGEIRYFIKEFEEKRGLREVRVLENLKSTIFEANDQTLPKCEEVMHENLNEALRRLQLANEMINRLQQREQEERQLQIEKLMADETQRRELWEEFMKEQQNIKAVVDEEHTKAMERLKEQYAAMEKDLAKHTL; translated from the exons ATGAGCAGCGGCGGCTCTGCGAGCGCGACTCCGAGCCCAAACAAAACCGGCGAGTCTCCGTTTCCCGGTGGTGGCAGCAAGAAGCGGGATTCATTGGGGTCGCCGTCATCCCAGCCTATTTTAAAAG ATGTTGGAGAAATATATTCACGACTTTTGGATCACAGGCCAGTTATTCAAGGAGAAATTCGCTATTTCATTAAAGAATTTGAA gaAAAACGTGGTCTCCGGGAAGTACGGGTTCTCGAAAACTTAAAGAGCACTATTTTTGAGGCAAATGATCAAACTCTGCCAAAGTGTGAAGAAGTAATGCATGAAAATCTAAATGAAGCCCTCAGGAGAT TACAGTTAGCAAATGAAATGATCAACCGACTGCAGCAGAGAGAGCAGGAAGAAAGACAG cTTCAAATTGAAAAGCTCATGGCGGATGAAACTCAACGTAGAGAACTGTGGGAGGAATTCATGAAGGAACAGCAGAACATAAAAGCAGTTGTGGATGAAGAACACACAAAAGCCATGGAGCGCCTTAAAGAACAATATGCTGCAATGGAAAAAGACTTGGCCAAACATACTCTTTAA